Below is a window of Solanum stenotomum isolate F172 chromosome 7, ASM1918654v1, whole genome shotgun sequence DNA.
TAGTAATTCTTTGGTCCTCcaagtagggaatttcactacgcaccttggtccggcaacGAGTGtatactttaccaacccttaccttaacctcatattagacatcacatcaatgtatggcttagatttcaccccgcaccaatagacattagactattagatagcatccaTTAAATCTccgttattaatttttttctcattaactacctccttggtccggcaagtagcaacgaggcgagttctaatgttgtgcaccgttaaaaagacatttaaacaaaagaattaacaatacatgcataaacactattcaagaattacttagttattattcatagtttgttaattgctcatggttcccacaaccctagttgtggatttagctacttaTGCTTGCAAGATCACAATTCATGTTTAAGAAGAAATAATTCATGAACATACAattagagtagaagaaacccaaaATCTCCAATTGTATTTCGAagcaaaaatcttataaaccgAATCTGGAAATCAAATTGtcaaagtttgcaagttaattcccaaagaaaataataagaactaaaagtaaacaataatgtctaacccccaaaaacgaggtttacacgccctatttatagaaaaacaagtcccaaacaaaaaagaaatgaaatatgaAAACAAACATTTTGGGACGCGACTTTGATTGACGacttgacctacggaccgtgggttgACCTACAGTCCGTTGGTCCCCTCCGTTGGTCAACACTTAGACTTTTTCAACAGAGGTTGGAACCTTCAACTCCCAGTTCATCAATAACGGACGTGCATGACAGACCGTAGGTTGGTTTCTCTTTCATGGCTCCACACTTAGGATTTTCATCAGGTACTAGAACTTCAACTCTCTGAACACATTCAATGGATGTACAGGACGgcccgtaggtcgacctacggtccatggatcaCTTCGTAGTTCTACACTTTATCAGAATTCCTGATGCTCCTATCTACGCCTACCCATCAACAGACCGTCACAGGACCTACGGTTTGTAGGTCCCTCCGTGGGTTGCCACTTCTGCAGAATTTCAGCTGTCATCTCACTAAACCGTGTCAaagcctatttcctgcaaacataacacataaaacattatttccACTACAAAAtagccctagacacacacaactcttaagtgaaatgtatgaaaaataccataaactcacggtatatcattTTCCTTTGAGACGTTATATCTGTTTTTATAGGTTACGTCCCAACAACTCTTATGAGGTTTTAGAATGACTTGTCAAAACAAAGTTTGGTATTCCGCATTTATGTTTAGACTTCTTATTTGATGTGAGATATCATTTATTATCTGTTATTGAATATACTATTGTGTTGTATGCATGTCAAGTGGCTTTTGTAGGGTTTCTTGAGGTATTACACATGATATCACGTCTAGGGTATAATTTgggtcatgaaaaacttggtatttagagcacaaggttttagAAAAGGTCTTTGGATGTTTGACAATCCGTGTTAAgtagtcttgttcatgagtgtgaagtgcaccacatttatgaatatgatgCTACAAAGCATTTAGAAACTTTACTTCCTTCATTGTTTTATGGGTTATGTCTCCACAACTCTTATAAGGTTTTTGAATGGCTTGTCAAGACAAAGTTTGGTATTCTGATTTTTTGTTTAGACTTCTTATATAATATGagacttttttttaatctattctCTCTTATTGAATATACTATTGTGTTTTATGTATAATAAGTGGCTTGCGTAGGGTCTCTTGAGGTCTTATATGTCctgtcacatctagggtgtaaTTTGGGTTGTTAAAAAGTTAGtattcagagcacaaggttttagAAAAGGTCCTTGGATGTCTGACAAACCAcgttgagtagagtcttgtCGATGAGTGTGAAGtacgccacatttatgaataggatgCTACAAAGCGTTTAAAATCTTTACTTCTTTCACTACTCTAAAGTTCTGCCATATAGTTTATTTCTATAAATGCCCTTCTCCTTATTCTTGTCTAATGTTTTTTAGGATATGGCCCCCTCAAGAGCTTATGTGAGAAGGAATGCGGGTGATAATGTGAAGCTCGAGGTTCCTCAAGTTTTTGTCGACCCTCTGAATGAACAAGTGACTCATCCCGAATTCCAAGTCGCTTTCCAAATGTTGGCTCAAGCTATGACAATCCAAGCTAATAAAGAATTTGTTGCTCGTGTGAACCCAAATCTGGGTATAGAGGTAATAAGGATAAGATACTTCAGTAGGATGAATACCCCGGAGTTTCACGGGTTAAAAATGGATGATGATCCTCAAGATTTAATTGATGAGATTTATAAGATAGTGGGAATTACGGGAGTGTCAATAGTGGAAAAGGAGGAATTGGTAGCTTATCAACTCAAGGGTGTTACTGACGTTTGGTTCAagcaatggaaggaagagagggATATTGATGtaggtcctcttgattgggagaaattCAAAGGGgcttttcttgatcgtttctttCCCCTTGGATAAGGGAGGAAAAGGTATTTGAGTTCATTAATCTCcgtcaaggaaatatgagtgaagagtatgctttgaagtttaCTCAATTGGTAAAGTATACTCTAACTATGGTTGCCGACTCAAGGTCAATGATGAGTAAGTTTATGTCGGGTGTGTCCGAAATGGTGGTCAAGTAGTGTCGCACCACCATGTTGATTAAAGAGATGGATATCTCTCATTTGATGATACATtcccaacaaattgaagaggaaaatCTAGAGGAGAAGTCTGGGCAGTCAAAGAGGGCAAGGACCAGTGATGGTGATTTTCTCATTCTAGGGtggacatggtcgttctaaATTATGGAAAAGGTTTTTCTGGTCAAGGTTCTTCTAATGCTATGGCTCCTTAAGGTCAATAaatatagggtgtctaaccATAATACTCATGGAGGTACTGGTAATGGATCTTCTAACCCTGCTTGCCAAAGGTGTGGCAAAAGTCACTCAGAAAAATGCTTAATGCGTATGGATGGTTGATTTGGTTGTGGGAAGACTGGTCACAAGATGATATATTAGTCATTGCTTGATTCTAATGAAAGGAATTGTAAGAAGGCTCAACCTAGTGGTTCTGGTTCGGGTGCTCCTCGACAGAATAAAttttatgcacttcagactcgACAAGATCATGAGGGTTCTCAGAATGTGGTGAccagtatgttgaaagtctttcattTTGATGTCTATGATTTGCTTGATCTGGGTGCTACATTTCCATTTGTTACTCCTTATGTGGCCATGAGATTTGATGTTGGTCATGTAATCCTTTCTAATCCCTTTTATGTTCCTACTCCTATTGATGATTCTATTATTGCTtagagaatttatagaaattttCCAATTTCTATTTCTCATAGAACCACTCATattgatcttgtagagcttgacatattagatatttatgtttttgttgggatggattggtttcATGCATGTTATTCTTTCATAGATTGTAAGACCCGATTTGTCACATTCAAGGTTCCAAACGAACCTATCATGTCATGGGAAGGGGAAAATTATGCTCTTAAGGGTCAGTTCATATCTTGCCTAAAGGTtaggaaatattttctaagGGTTGTTTTTATCATCTTGTTTGGGTTTGGGATCCTGATTTCGAAACCCTTACTCTTGAGTCACTTTCaattgtaaatgagttttcgAAAGTGTTTCCAAATGATCATACCAATATTTATTcgaaaagggaaatagacttcagtattGACCTTCTCTCAAATACGCAGCCTATCTTTATTCCTTTTTACCATATGTCTCTGACAAAACTTAAGGAGTTAAAGGaccaattaaaatatttgttagataagggttttGTTAGAtcaagtatctctccatgggatcctttggttttgtttttttgaaagaatgatGGTTCCCTCCGAATGAGCATTGAGTATcgacaattgaataaggttaccattaagaactAGTATCATATTCCAaggataaatgatttttttatcaactcaaaggagcaagttacttctctaagattgaccttgggtcgggttatcaccaattgagggcgAATGAGAGTGACATTTCGAAGATGGCTTTTCAAACTCGATATGGTCACGATGAATTTTTGGTGAcgtcatttggtttgactaatgcccaGTGGcatttatgaatttgatgagTAGGTTCTTCAAacaatatcttgacatgtttgtgattatgTTAATCGATGATATCTTGATTTACTCACATAGTGAGAATGACCATGCTGAGTATTTTAGGATTGTGTTGCTAATACTCAAAAATCGCAAATTGTATGCTATGTTTAGGAAATGGAAATTTTGGTTGAGGTAATTTTGTTGACTTGGCCATATTGTCTCTGATGAAGGTATTCAAATTAATCCTAAGAAGACCAAACCAGTTaaaaattggcctagacctttgactaCTTTGGATATTcaaagtttcttaggtttggtcggttattatagaaggtttgtggaagaaTTTTCCTTGATTTCTTCACCTTTGATGACGTTGACTCAAAAAAAGGTGAAATTCCTATGGtcagaagcttgtgagaagagtttccaagagttgaaggatagaaTTACTTCAACCCCAATTTTGACATTACTAGAAGGATTAGATGGTTTCGTGTAATATTGTGACGTTTCTCAGATTGGTGTTGGTTGTGTTTTGATATTGTCAtgctccgagcctacaccctgagcggaactggcactcgagaaccattgttggccctaaACGAACCCTTTAACTGGCTTAACTcttagtggaagacttactcataataaaatactttaaaaagtaaactgaactactcaataaataacttagaatgtataaagaacattcactagccaaaatggcactCAAGTCTCCATCATTATAACAGGAAATGGGaagactcaagaactaacatcaactactgtctatgaagcctctaataactgaaATGGACGTCGGGActagacccacgacatcctaatgaactgaaatgataaagtaatgaaaagaGGGATCCtacagaagcaaggaggctcaccaacaactctgaagctcaactagatcaacgatgcactggatgctgatcatGGTTACCTGAATCTACATCATAAGATGATACAGgacaactggcatcagtacattgaatgtacgagcatgcgaggggaattctaaaacaagacataagcttgaaagcaactaaaagaaaatacatGGGCTCtaaactcaacttaactcatttcaatataaagcaataaaatgaatgcaatataaagaaaagcttttaaagcATGGATAACAACtatgtgtatttagaaatacaatagtaactttgtatgtatacaaagatacaatataaactttgaatgtataaaaagaaatacaattaactctatgtatataagaatacaaaatattgttgtgggagtttctataatcgacaaccatcacttaagagcaatgtgatgatacagcgttTTGCCttacgctgccagggccgtcatATACCTTGCTAGGGGCATATAACCTAACTcataagtggatccactagtctatgctaaaaatcactaaggaatcatctaaaaagtacgacccttttctacccatgatggtaACATATTTAatgggggctgggagttgtctgaactctccctcatatcggtgctcaatactactcccaaaatatgatactagctcttatgtttaaaaacataacttcttaTGGTGGTTTGaggtaattgctcaaaaacttagctcaaaggctctcatgaaaaataaagtttcctctcttgcttaattgtgaaagcatttactctttactgtaAACTAGCTCAAAGATTCtgtggaaatcaaagttttctttcttgattaaatgtgaaaacattttactcttttgggaatacatagtcccgatatactcttttgaagaaatgaaacttcaatctttactctttactcaacttaaaacttaagtcttaaaacaaagttaaaacatttgtaaaagacttttggaagactctaagaacttctcttaacttggctcttaagtttccttgaatttgaatttatggattcaaagaTGGTGAATTGTGATAGGAACGATCTCATTATGTTTAGGAGTgtatttagatagttaaacaggataaacgatcaagaaatcactgtctggatgCAAGTCTACGACGcagagatgcatttaaatatttggtcggGAAATAAATTTGAGACAGAATGGTCCGTGACCAGTCCGCGATGCAGAGAAAATTTTGTAAATcttgaggaacaggtccgcgtagcggacctggtacccagatCTGCCCAAACTTgttccttctttgttttctaaccccaattcacctaaactaggttcttttctcaaattctctttagattcagatacctaacacatgtacacaagaatctaactcaaaacaactctaacaaTCAACCTTAagctctcaagaactcctcaatctcatcccaaattcaagaatgaaagcaattcaagaatacaactcaagaacattaaagtctcaatcttttaggacaaaaatcatactgaaataaacatgtttggctcGTGGGCgaatgaacccaacgctgtGTGAACTCAtatacctcgtaggattgaatctTTGGCGAAATCCGCACTCAATTCCTCAAGAAATCGACaaatccttgcttcttctcctcttttatcctgttcttttctcttttctcaaaaccctaactctttttgaagaaatgtaaactgaaccaaatcagtttagacccaaacttaattaccaaaaaaatattaaataattgagtagggaaaagaccaaagtacccttctaaaatccggttttgactttccttatctagacatcccaacttcaaatgagcatatctccctcatacgaacttgaaATCGCACAAACTCGGCGtaattggaaagataattcaaagatatttcctacggtatcttgtatcACACACACCTAAATCTTCTTGATCTGGGAtttatggccttttgaagttgactcaaaactcatacttagcttaactttgtcaaactttccaaatttgattatttccaaaaatggtttctttctaattctagttctctCCAGTTCTTTCAAATAGAGAGGTGTTACAGATGTAACATGAGAAAGTCATCGCTTATGCTTCGAGGCAATTAAAGGAACATAaaaagaattatccgactcataTTGGAGTTAACGGTGGTAGTGTTTGTTTGTCTTAAAGATTTGGATacattacttatatggtgttcatgtagatgggTTTACATACCACAAAAACTTGAAGTATATTTTTactcaaaaggatttgaatttttGCCAATGGAGATGACTTGAGTTATTGAAAAACTACGACATGAGTGTCCTCTATCATCTTGGTAAAGTGAATGTGGTTGCAGATGCTCTTAGTCAGCTATCGAGGGAAGTGTTTCTCATGTTGATGATGGCAAGAAAGAGCTAGTtcatgatgttcatagattggcctaATTGGGTGTTCTCTTGGTCGATTCTAATAATGTGGTGCGATTGTTCAAAATGGTTTAGAATTATCTCTTTTATCGGATGTGAAGGTTAAGTAAGATCTCGATCCGGTACTACTTGATTTGAAAAGAAGACAATATCAAAAAAAaccattgaggctttctcccaagggtgAGTTAGTGTCATTTGATATCAATGTCGACTATGtgttttgaatattgatgaGTTAAGGAATCAGATTTGATAGAAATTCATagttatcaaaattttattcacTCGGGAGCCACCAAATGTTCATTCATTtgtgggaagtctattggtgaaatgggaggaagaaggatattgcaaaAGTTGTGgctaaatatttaaattgtcaacagtgaaagttgagcatcagaaaccgGGTGGTTTGGCTCAAGATATTATTATTCCtatgtggaagtgggaagtttTAAATATGGACTTATTGCAATTTTACCTCGTACTCGTTGtcagtttgatttaatttggGACTTTGTGGATGGGCTAATCAAATTGGCTCACTTTCTTCCAGTAAAGACTTCATTCTTATCCTAGGAGTATGTCAAGCTTTATAATCGGAtaatggtaaggttgcataaAGTTCCCTTATTTATTAACTCTAATTGTAGTACTCAGTTTACATTTCAATTTTGGTGGTCGTTTTAAAAGGGTCTTATTACTCAAGTGAAGCTTAGAATGatttttcatcctcagaccGATGGACAAACTGAGCGTACTATTGAGACTTTAGCAGATATATTGAGagattgtgtgattgacttctgGGGTAATTGGGATaatcatttgcctttgattgagtttggttATAATAATATCTACCACTCTAGTATTGtaatggctccatttgaggctctctGTTAGGTGGTGTAGGTCTCATATTGGtttgtttgaagttgatgagATCTCTTTGATAGGGCTCGGGTTGGTGCATATGGCTGTGGAAAAGATTTGACTTATTTGTAAAAGGTTAAAACCAACTCAAATTCAACAAAAGTCATTGTCGTTATTAGAAGAAGAGAGCAtgatttttaatgttataattTAGCTTGGAGTGATTCTCCTTGTTTATGTGCATTATGATGAGATTTACATTCATATTGGGTTGTTAACTTCTCTCCTATTCTATTTATTCTAGCTTGAGTCTCATTTGAGGATGGAtgttccaagggggagatattgttacaCCTCATAAAttggaaagttgaattaaaaAGGGAAAGTTCATTTTTGCCACTGGTACTGAGATCTACGAGTTTGTGAATCGTAAGAAGTCATACGGGCCATAGAAAGGAAGTCAtagagttgagttgagtttttgggAAACTTCAAGTTTACGAAGTACGACCTACGAGATAACAAGATAGGTCGTAGTAAGTTTGATGGGTCGTAGGACTGATCTGTATAGTGTATTCAGAGATTTTAAATTAACACCTCTGTCTACGAATTAAGATGACAAATTGTAGATCATTCTACGTGTCGTAAGAAGGTTTCATAGAAATAATTTGGATTTAGTGGAATTTAGGACCTCAAATTAGGTTCTGTAGAAGGCGTCTATGAACCGGTGACTGAACGATGAGTCATAGAAAGGTCTTCTGGGAAATTGATTGAATTTTAGGTTTCTGAAGTTGGTTCTTAGGTTTGTCTGTATGGGCTGAAGAAAGTCCTACGGGCCATAGGTATGTCCGACAGTTATTTCTTAAGAatatttgggtcttttcctatgcATTTAATACTACACTATATCGTTTTGACCCTATTTCTAAGCCTTATAACTATCATTCAAATCTTAAACTACCCAAACcctctcattctctcaaatcccCAATTTCCATCCAAGTTCATCATCTCCAATTCTCTCTCAAGCTCAAGGATGAAAGCTAGGGTTCTAAGCTTCAAGTATCCTCTTTTTCTTGTTCTGATAGGCTTTGATTATCAAGGTATGTGGATATTCACCAATGGATTACATTCATTTATTGGGTCCCAAAGAATCTCAATCTCCAAAATTCAATTTCACCCAATTTGATTAGGGTTTCATACAACTCTCCATGGGTcctatttattttgattcaattgtttgatttcaatcttattatgcatgatttgattcaattacatggttttcaattgatttcatatGGACCCCATGCTTTTTTCttgattatgatgatgaatttatgaagaaagcTTATGAActcatgaagtatgattatgaaaGTTATGCACGTTTTATGAAAAAGGTGTTTTTTGAACTAAAGATGTGTTTGAGATAAGTATCAATGAATTGtaaaaggtttactcacatatgCATAAATTGTgcaaggttttctcacatattatgaaatcatgattctgaaagattttctcacatatgtGTGAATCATGATTAAaaggagctactctatgatgAGTTATGATTGGATTGGTAGTTTAAATGTGCCTTTTCAAGTATGATGAAATGACTGCGAATATGACTAATTCCGTTGAGAgttttacttagcaccgagaggactTTGAAATGGATGGTCTTCCATTAGTAGAGGTTGGGTCTCTAGAAAGAATCTCTTTATCCCTAACTACGTCCCCCCATAGGAGTTGTCTTAGAAAGACATAGCTAGTGAATCCATataagctagaagttatggtttTTACCTCGGCAAGTAGGACAACATTTATTTGGTGTGGGGaagacatcggattccatgttatagctcacatgatctatgtcggttaatggttAATATCGTACAAAAAAGAACTACATTTTCCTCAAAGTTTTATGCAAGATTTCATTATGTTTTAAgtatgcattgaccatgttcatgatttatgacTCCTCTTTAAAGGCTTTTACTATGTTTGGCTTTatcatgcatatcatgttttAAGTTTCCAAATGATCATGCTTATGTTTTCATGCATTTCTCCATCTTAGTACATTCCATATACTAATTCATACTTGTCCTATATTGTTTATAATATAGGGTTCGCTGCTTCTTTTCTTCACACTCGTGGCTAGCTTGGATTGCTTTTACTATTGGATTGGGGAGTCCTTATACTTCGAGGTCAAGACCATGAagacttttattatttttattgcttttcgTTGAGACTTTGTACGTGGTATATAGGTTATGTTTCTACCACTCTTATGAAGTATTAGATTGGCTTGTCAAGACAAAGTTTAGTATTCTGCATTTATGTTTAGACTTCTTATATAATATGAGACTTTTATTGTCTATTCTCTCTTATTGAATATACTATTGTGTTGTATGCATGTCAAGGGACTTGTGTAGGTTCTCTCaaggtcctatacgccatgtcacgtctagggtatactttgggtcgtgatagAGGGCATGATCACacattatgagtttcttgtctatttcagtcttttcaattttaagaTTCATTTTGTGAGCTAGGGCTTGTCCTAGTTACACCTATGATAATAGATACTTGTTGTCAGACTTAGTATGATTCCACATTTATAGTCTTTATACTCTGTTTTGGTATCTTGTTTAGTTGAAGTGTTGAgacttatatttttctttaccttttatttttattatgctGATAGCTTAATATCACGCTTATGTCAAGTGCTTTGTTTAGGATCTTTGAGAATCATATTCGTCATGTCATGTATAGGAGTTagtctgggtcatgacaactACCTATGGCTCATAACACCGCAAATTACGCGGTATATATTTCAAGTGAAACACTACCTAAACATTTCTAAAACGCACTTTTGCCTCTTAAGGGTATCATCAATAGCAAAGTTTCATTAAGGGTTAGAGAGCATAACATACTTTGGCTCAAAGCACTATTCATATGGATAAGGGTGTATTCTTTCGGATTAAATAAGGTTAAACACATGATGGAATCCTCTAAAACACTTGTGCAATCTCTTTTACTTTTCTAATGGATTTTTCTAAGAGTACCTCACTGATAAGGATCTGACCTTTATTATTTCTACCACCTCGAAGATAATATAAAGGTAGAGGAATTGGAGAAATGcacaattttttataagtttctTAGGGGACAGCTCAATTGCACGATCTAGAGTATGAAAGAACATAAACTTTTACTAAATGTCTATattccctcatttatagaagtgagGTCATCACAACTATAAATAAGATCATACtaacacgacttcatagacaccctagtaCACTTGAAATCTTGGCTCTAATATCAGTTTGACACAACTTGAGTCTAAACCCAGTCGAGACACAATACTTAGACTCATGAGTGGCACGATTTAACCCTTTTTATAACATATTATATGAAAGCTGAAGCGGAAGTTGAAACATAAACATTTGAATAACAAAAAGACAACCCATGTACTAAATACTAATATCTGAAATAACCTCTAGTATTTAGGGTGAAAGAATAAGTATGTCATGACATAGCCCCAACTACCTCAAAATTaaggataaaagaaaaaaaaattaatacactAAATCCATGGAGTCCCCATATGACGAGGATTCCCCAAATGTTGACTGAAAGTGCTGCAAtcttgtaacacctcagatttgaaaagatgaaaaaaatttagtttttttctaAAACTGGTGTCTGCACCAACGGAACtatcgatggtctgtgggttGCTTTGCGAGCCGTAGGTGGCAAGTGCAttttttgttcttaaaatttcaaAGTCCCAATACTTCTATAAGGTTCACCAGGACGGTCCTTCATCCAATGCACGAGTCGTAAATAGACATAGTAGGTGAGTCTCAAACTTAATGGGATTTTAAGAAATTCCATCTGGACTCACGGAGGCCATGTATGAACTGTAGGTTGAACAACGGACCGTAAATGGATCCTGTCAATAGAGGGTCCAAGAAAAAAGTTTCTGAACCCATTGATGGTTGACTaggacggtccgtaggtgggcTCACGGACCATAGTTCCCCACCGTCGATTGGGTTGGCAGTTATTTTTAAGTAAGGGTCATATGAGTCTTTTTACTATTGTTTTAACTTAATACTATATCATTTTACCTTCTACCCTAGGCCCTATATAAAAACTTTTACCCCCAAAATCactcaattcaattcaatctcCTAAATTCCTTAAACTTGACCAGATTCATCCTCTCAAAAAATCTTTACTCTAGatcaatgaagaagaagaagaagctagggttcTTCAAGTTCAAGTATCCTTTATTCATCATTGCTTAGGGATTCAATCAAGTTTGTAGGGATTTCATCATTGGGTTCAATTCGCCCATTGAGCCCCCAAGGTTTCTTCAattctccaattcaatttcTCAAGATTTGATTAGATTTTCACTCAATTCCTAATAGGTTCTATTTGTATGGATTAAATTACTTTATTATGATCTTACTTTGATGATTTGGACTTAATTACATGTTTATCAACAAATTTCATGTGAACCCATGTATTCATCTATGAATTTTGACAATGAACCctaatttacatgaatttatgaagaagcttgaatctatgaatatattttatgaaattatgcatgtttttatgaaagaAATGTTTATGACTCAAGTAAGCTTATAGATGAAGGTATTTATATGTTCTATGAATCTTAGCGACATGACATGAATGACATCTAGATTTGCCCTCAATGCTTTTCGGG
It encodes the following:
- the LOC125869676 gene encoding uncharacterized protein LOC125869676 — protein: MDISHLMIHSQQIEEENLEEKSGQSKRARTSDGDFLILGVSNHNTHGGTGNGSSNPACQRNCKKAQPSGSGSGAPRQNKFYALQTRQDHEGSQNVVTSMLKVFHFDVYDLLDLGATFPFVTPYVAMRFDVGHVILSNPFYVPTPIDDSIIA